The window AGACCCTGGAGCGGGTTGCGGGACTTCCCGGTCGCGAGAGCCCGATCACCGTGTGTAACGAGGGACATCGCTTCATGGCCGCCGAGCAGTTGCGCCAGGCCGGCGAGGACGGCGCGCTGATCATGCTGGAGCCTGCGGGGCGCAATACGGCGCCGGCTATCGCGGTGGCCGCGCTGGAGGTCCTGGAGCGTCACGGTGACGGTGTGATGCTGGTGCTCCCGGCGGATCACATTGTCAACGACCGCGCCGCCTTTCGCGGCGCGGCCATCGATGGCATGAAGGCGGCCATTTCCGGAAAGCTGGTCACCTTCGGGATCGTACCCGACCGTCCGGAGACCGGATATGGCTATATCCATGAAGGGGATCGGCTCGATGTCGCCGGGGCGGAGGAGGCGGTCTACGAGGTCGACGCCTTCGTCGAGAAACCGGACCAGCAGACCGCGCAACGCTACCTGGAGGAAGGCGGTTATCTCTGGAACAGCGGCATGTTCATGTTCCTGGCGAGCCGATATCTCAAGGAACTCAATGCCCACGCCACCGGGATCTTCGAGGCGTGCAGCGCGGCATATCAGCGGCGGTTCCGCGACCTTGATTTCGTTCGTCTGGAAAAGGCCGCGTTCCTCGAATCGCCGAGCGATTCGATCGACTATGCCGTGATGGAGAAAACCGAGGATGCGGTGGTGATCCCGCTGGACGCCGGCTGGAACGACGTTGGTTCCTGGTATTCGCTCTGGGAGGCCGAGGAACACGACGAGCACGAGAACATCCTGATCGGCGATGTGATCGCCGAGGGCTGTCAGGGTTGCTACATACACGCAGGTCGTCGTCTGGTGGGCGCCGTCGGGGTGAGTGATCTGGTGATCGTCGAGACCGCGGACGCCGTCCTAGTCGTGCCCAGGGAACGCTCACAGGATGTACGGGCGATTGTCGATCGGCTCAAGAACGAGGGTCGAGGTGAGGCGCAACTGCACCGGAAGGTGTACCGCCCCTGGGGGTCGTACGAGAGCATCGACATGGAGGAGCGGTTTCAGGCCAAGCGCATCAGCGTGGACCCCGGTCACAGCCTTTCACTGCAGATGCACCATCATCGTGCGGAACACTGGATCGTCGTGAAGGGCACCGCGCGGGTGACCCGTGATAACGAAGTGGTACTCCTGAGCGAAAACGAGTCCACCTATATCCCTGTCGGCTGCAATCATCGACTGGAGAACCCGGGCAAGATCCCGCTCGAACTCATCGAGGTGCAATCCGGCAGCTACCTGGGCGAGGACGACATCGTCCGCTTCGAGGACAACTACGGTCGGTAACATGCGACGGATCCCGCCAAGGCGGGACCCGACCTTTTCGGCCGGCGCGGCTTAGGCGATTTCTGTCAAATGACATACCATCCTGCTTGTCTTTGTCGTCCGTCCTCTGTGTTGCGACAACAGTGACATAGTTCGACTATGCGCCTGTTGTCGCGTCTTGATGACGAACGAAAATCCGGCGCGCTCTGGTATGTCATTTTCCGGCAATCGCCTTATCCCGTTATCCACCTGACGACAGAAAGGCCAGAATGTTGCCCGTTTCGATCATGTCCACGCCACGGTCCAGCAAGTCATTCGCGGCGGAGACTTCCGCCACGTCGTAGAGCACCCATTTCCAGGGGCCTTCCCAGAGCCGTTCCTTTTCGAGGTCCACCGCATCGACGTCGCAGAACAGATAGTCCGGTCCGAGTGAGTCGGCCGTCCTTCGCGAGGCTACGGAGAACTCCCGCAACACCCAGCCCGTCGCGACACGCAGTCGCGGCGCGGCAGCGTGAATCGCGTCGTCGCGGAAGGATATGAGGGTCCATGCAAAGCTGGCTCCGGAAAGCTCGTCGCCGAGGCGCCGCAGGCAGGCGTCGATACCCAGCCGCTCGATGCCGTGACGCTTGAGTTCCACGAACGCGTGTACCCCGGGATGTCCGTTGAGCAGGTCCACGACGTCCCGCAGCAGCGGGACAGATATCGGGGCTACCGGCACTGCATCGGCTCCCGCGTCTAGAGTGATCGTCGACAGAGCTGAGGCGGCGAGTCCGGCGATTTTCCGCGGGTCACCCGCCACACGCAGCAGGTCGGGGTCGTGCAGGACGACGGGAATGCCATCCGAAGAGAACTGGACGTCGAATTCAACGTGTCGAGCGCCGGCCTCGATAGCGGCACGCAGGGCCGGCAGGGAGTTTTCCGGGTAGTGGCGCATCTCGCCCCGGTGCGCGACCAGGCAGCGTGGATCAATCATCCGGACCTCCGACCAGGGCGACAAACCGCCGATACCGCTTCTTCGAAGGGTGCGCGCAACGCGGGCGAAACACCCGGTCAACCGGGTTCTCGATCCGGGCGTTTCCCGCCAGGCGCGCCATGCCCAATGCGGTGATCTCCGTTTCGGTGATGCGTCGCACTTCGAGACCCGCGGTGTCGGCCAGCCTTTGGCAAAAGGCATCGTCCCGCGACAGACCGCCTCCGGCGGTCACATGAGTCAGCGTGTATCCAGCCGCGCGCATCGACTCCAGGTTTGTACAGACTAGGAACGCGATACTTTCCATCACCGCGGCGACGCGCACCGAGGCTATCTGGATCGCGGCCGAGGAGACCCGTTGTACGGATGCAAGGATCTCTTCGGGGTTCTGCTCCACCCTTCGCGCCCCCGGTCGATTCCTGGAGATCGCCAGGTCCCTGTGGTAAAGCACCGATCCGTCGTCAGCGATCGATGCCGCCCGCGAGGCATGCGTCCCCTGATCCAGTACGAGCGTGACGGGACCGTGCTTCATACCGCGGTCCGGGATCGTCCGGTTCCTGACATGGCCGTTTTCAGCCCCGGGGATTGGTAAGATTTCCGGCAACGACGTATCGTTTATCCCGGATGAGCAAAACCAGATTACAGCAAAACGGGTTTCCGAAGTCAGGTGCATCGCCTGGCCGCGGCTACGACTGGCGCTATATCGCCCGTATCGCCCTCGAGCACCGGCGCGAGCTGGTGATGGCCAATGTCATCGCCATGATCGCGGTGCTGGCCTCCACACCCGTCCCCCTGCTCATGCCCCTGATGGTCGACGAGGTCCTGCTCGGCGAACCCGGGGTGCTGGTCGGCTGGATGAACACCCTGTTCCCGCCGAGCTGGCATGGTCCGGTGCTCTACATCACCGTGATCCTGGCGGTGACGGTGATGCTGCGCCTGATCTCACTGGTGTTCAACGTGATGCAGACCCGGCAGTTCGTCCGTATCTCCAAGGACGTGACCTACCGTATCCGGCAGGAACTATTACTCAGGCTCCGACGGGTTGCCATGTCGGAGTACGAGAGCCTTGGGGGCGGTACGGTCGCCTCGCATTTCGTCACCGACCTGGAAACAATCGACCAGTTTGTCGGCAGCACGATCTCCCGGTTTCTCGTCGCGGTGCTCACGATTCTGGGCACGGCGATCGTGTTGCTGCTCATGCACTGGCAACTCGCTCTGTTCATCCTGCTGATGAATCCAGTGGTTGTCTATTTCACGATGGTTCTCGGCAAGCACGTCAAGACCCTGAAGAAGCAGGAGAACACGGCCTTCGAGGTGTTTCAGCAGGTGCTGACCGAGACGCTGGACGGCATACACCAGATCCGCGCCGCCAACCGCGAGGAACACTATCTCAGTCGTGTTGCCCGCCAGGCCCGTCAGGTCAAGGAGCAGGGCACGGCCTTTGCCTGGCGAAGCGACGCTGCGAACCGTGCTTCGTTCCTCGTCTTTCTTGTCGGGTTCGATGTTTTTCGTGCCGTGAGTATGTTGATGGTCGTGTTCTCCGGGCTTACCGTGGGTGAGATGATGGCGGTATTCGGTTATCTGTGGTTTATGATGGGGCCCGTCCAGGAGGTGCTGAACATCCAGTATTCGTATTTCGGTGCGCAGGCTGCGTTGGAACGTATCAACAGGCTGCTGAGGCTGGAAGAGGAGCCGCAGTATCCCCACCGGGTCAATCCGTTCAGGGGAAGGACCACGGTCGGGATTCGTCTCGAGGGCATCGAGTTTTCCTACAGGGAAGACAAGGTATTGAGCGGCGTCACCTTGGAGATTGCGCCCGGCGAAAAGGTTGCGCTGGTCGGCGCCAGCGGTGGTGGCAAGTCCACATTGGTACAAGTGATCCTTGGCCTGTATCCTCCTGACAGTGGCATGTTGTATTTCGACGGGGTACCGGTCATCGACATCGGGATGGACGTGGTTCGCGAGAATGTCTCGACCGTCCTGCAGCACCCGGCGATGTTCAATGACACGGTGAGGGCGAACCTGACCATGGGCCGCGACTTGGAAGACGTCGCGCTCTGGCGCGCGCTCGAGGTGGCGCAGCTTCGCGACACCGTCGACGCGATGCCTCGCGGGCTGGATAGCCTCATCGGGCGCAGCGGGGTTCGCCTCTCCGGCGGGCAGCGTCAGCGGCTGGCGGTTGCCCGTATGGTGCTTGGCGATCCCAAGGTGGTGATCCTGGACGAGGCGACATCGGCCCTGGATACACAGACCGAAGCGCGATTGCACGATGAATTGCAACGATTTCTGAGGGGGCGCACGACCATTATCATTGCCCATCGACTGAGCGCGGTGAAACAGGCGGACCAGGTGTACGTGTTCGAGGATGGTCGTGTCGTGGAGTCGGGTGGGCACGATGCCCTGATCGCGGCCCGTGGTCTGTACGCGAAGCTGTACGGCAAGTCCCAGTACTGATCCCGGAATTGCGCCTCTCGATCCACTATCGACAGCAAGGAACTGAGGAGATCGCATTGAACAAGCATCTTGTTTCGTTCCTCGGCTCGCTGGCCTCGAGCATGCGCGACCTATTGCCGATCATCTCGGTGATCGCCTTCTTTCAGATCGTCGTACTGCAGCAACCGGTTCCGGAACTGGGATCGATGCTAATAGGATTGTTGCTGGTCGTGCTGGGACTGACCTTTTTCATCCATGGCCTGGAACTGGGGTTGTTTCCCTTTGGCGAAGCACTCGCGTTCGCATTCGCCCGTAAGGGCAGCGTTGCATGGCTCGTTGTATTCGCTTTCGGGGTGGGTTTTGGCACTACGATAGCTGAGCCGGCACTGACTGCGGTCGCCGAGGAAGCGTCCGAGATGGCCGCGGTATCCGGGGTGATCGGCGCGAACGAAGCGGCCATGCAAGACTACGCGTGGGGGTTGAGGCTCACCGTTGCTCTTGCCGTCGGGGTGGCGATCGTCATCGGTGTTATTAGGATCATCAAGGGATGGTCCATCGTCTATCTGATCGTATCCGGCTACATTGGAGTCGTTGTGATGACGGCGTTTGCCCCCGAAGAAATCATCGGTGTAGCCTATGATTCAGGGGGGGTGACCACCTCCACTGTGACAGTCCCCCTCGTTACGGCGCTTGGTGTGGGCCTGGCCTCTAGTATCGAAGGTCGCAGCCCGATGACCGACGGATTCGGGTTGATCGCCTTCGCCTCGCTAACGCCAATGATCTTCGTGATGGCATACGGGCTATGGATCTGAGCACGCTGCTCGGTAAACTATTGACGACCACGTTGGGTACCGTGATGGACGTCGTTCCCATCGTGGCGGTAATTTTTGGATTCCAGTGGCTCTTTCTGCGGGAACCGATCACGAATCTGCGGTCGGTCCTGTGGGGGTTCGTATTTGTCATCATCGGACTGGCGCTGTTTCTCGTCGGGCTGGAGCTTGCCCTGTTTCCCCTGGGAGAAGTCATGGCGCAGCAATTGACCGCGCCTGAATTCATCAAGAAAGGGGCCG of the Gammaproteobacteria bacterium genome contains:
- a CDS encoding ABC transporter ATP-binding protein/permease → MSKTRLQQNGFPKSGASPGRGYDWRYIARIALEHRRELVMANVIAMIAVLASTPVPLLMPLMVDEVLLGEPGVLVGWMNTLFPPSWHGPVLYITVILAVTVMLRLISLVFNVMQTRQFVRISKDVTYRIRQELLLRLRRVAMSEYESLGGGTVASHFVTDLETIDQFVGSTISRFLVAVLTILGTAIVLLLMHWQLALFILLMNPVVVYFTMVLGKHVKTLKKQENTAFEVFQQVLTETLDGIHQIRAANREEHYLSRVARQARQVKEQGTAFAWRSDAANRASFLVFLVGFDVFRAVSMLMVVFSGLTVGEMMAVFGYLWFMMGPVQEVLNIQYSYFGAQAALERINRLLRLEEEPQYPHRVNPFRGRTTVGIRLEGIEFSYREDKVLSGVTLEIAPGEKVALVGASGGGKSTLVQVILGLYPPDSGMLYFDGVPVIDIGMDVVRENVSTVLQHPAMFNDTVRANLTMGRDLEDVALWRALEVAQLRDTVDAMPRGLDSLIGRSGVRLSGGQRQRLAVARMVLGDPKVVILDEATSALDTQTEARLHDELQRFLRGRTTIIIAHRLSAVKQADQVYVFEDGRVVESGGHDALIAARGLYAKLYGKSQY
- a CDS encoding DUF1538 domain-containing protein → MRDLLPIISVIAFFQIVVLQQPVPELGSMLIGLLLVVLGLTFFIHGLELGLFPFGEALAFAFARKGSVAWLVVFAFGVGFGTTIAEPALTAVAEEASEMAAVSGVIGANEAAMQDYAWGLRLTVALAVGVAIVIGVIRIIKGWSIVYLIVSGYIGVVVMTAFAPEEIIGVAYDSGGVTTSTVTVPLVTALGVGLASSIEGRSPMTDGFGLIAFASLTPMIFVMAYGLWI
- a CDS encoding mannose-1-phosphate guanylyltransferase/mannose-6-phosphate isomerase, yielding MQEKPSSLPLVPVILSGGSGTRLWPMSRQLYPKQFIPLIGEQSLFQKTLERVAGLPGRESPITVCNEGHRFMAAEQLRQAGEDGALIMLEPAGRNTAPAIAVAALEVLERHGDGVMLVLPADHIVNDRAAFRGAAIDGMKAAISGKLVTFGIVPDRPETGYGYIHEGDRLDVAGAEEAVYEVDAFVEKPDQQTAQRYLEEGGYLWNSGMFMFLASRYLKELNAHATGIFEACSAAYQRRFRDLDFVRLEKAAFLESPSDSIDYAVMEKTEDAVVIPLDAGWNDVGSWYSLWEAEEHDEHENILIGDVIAEGCQGCYIHAGRRLVGAVGVSDLVIVETADAVLVVPRERSQDVRAIVDRLKNEGRGEAQLHRKVYRPWGSYESIDMEERFQAKRISVDPGHSLSLQMHHHRAEHWIVVKGTARVTRDNEVVLLSENESTYIPVGCNHRLENPGKIPLELIEVQSGSYLGEDDIVRFEDNYGR